One window of Branchiostoma lanceolatum isolate klBraLanc5 chromosome 8, klBraLanc5.hap2, whole genome shotgun sequence genomic DNA carries:
- the LOC136440132 gene encoding monocyte to macrophage differentiation factor-like — protein MVCCTADHRPIKSRFMNRPAVGNNPYIPTPLEHIANCVTHGLLIVPSLFAILILLRLADSPLQFVNAVVYGLALVALFTLSTSFHLLAWTGKLRSLLHFFHVCDRAVIYFFIAASYMPWLTLRDSGALGQWVHGVTWVLALMGTVFSCMFLDRCKRLETSLYLIMGICPSLSVFSMPCTDGLKELSIGGAVYIAGVFFFKSDGRIPFAHATWHLFVVVGAAFHYYAVVTYLMGARHDGIAAGHSGM, from the exons ATGGTGTGCTGTACGGCCGATCATCGCCCGATAAAATCAAG GTTTATGAACCGTCCTGCTGTGGGGAACAACCCGTACATCCCCACCCCCCTGGAGCACATCGCTAACTGTGTCACACATGGG CTGCTGATCGTCCCCAGCCTGTTCGCCATCCTGATCCTGCTGCGACTTGCCGACAGCCCGCTCCAGTTTGTGAACGCCGTCGTCTACGGGCTGGCGCTGGTCGCCCTCTTCACGCTGTCAACCTCCTTCCACCTGCTGGCCTGGACAGGTAAACTCAG GTCGCTGCTCCACTTTTTCCACGTCTGCGACCGAGCGGTGATCTACTTCTTCATCGCGGCGTCGTACATGCCGTGGCTCACGCTGCGGGACAGCGGGGCTCTCGGCCAATGGGTGCACGGCGTCACTTGGGTGCTCGCGCTGATGGGCACCGTCTTCTCCTGCATGTTCCTGGACAG ATGTAAGAGACTGGAGACATCCTTGTACTTGATAATGGGGATATGTCCTTCCTTGTCTGTGTTCTCCATG CCCTGCACCGATGGCCTGAAGGAACTGTCGATAGGGGGCGCTGTTTACATCGCGGGCGTGTTCTTCTTTAAGAGCGACGGGCGGATACCATTTGCGCACGCCACATGGCACCTGTTCGTCGTGGTGGGGGCCGCCTTCCACTACTACGCCGTCGTCACCTACCTGATGGGCGCACGGCATGATGGGATAGCAGCAGGGCATTCTGGGATGTAG